From Bdellovibrio sp. KM01:
CATGTTCCGCCTCAGACTCTTTTATCCCTAACCGCTTTGCAATCCATCGAGGATTCGCTTTGTTATCGGGAAGCTTTGCAAGATTCAAAATCGCAACATAGTACCAATCCGACATCAATCGGAACGTATCTTCCTCCATAAGAAGACGATCGTCGATTTCGACTTTCTTTGATCCCTGTCTGTACTCCGCCCACAGGATTTCTTTCTCCAAGGGGGAAACCAATAAACGCTCCATGACTTTCTCTAAGTTTGTTTTAGAGAGAGATCTTCTATCACCCATCACATCAGACAGTGTTGTGGAACCAATATCCAAATCCCGCGCAAACGCACGCAATGAATAGGAGGGATTGCGCGTTTGGCGCTTGGCGAGCTCCTGCATTAATAACTTTTTTACAGTGATTTCCATGGAACTTATATAGACACAAAACTCTAATAACGCAAGCATTCGGGACACTTTGTCCCGTTTTTAAAAGTCGGGACACAATGTCCCGATGGGGGTCTAGACAGCCCTAAACACCTCGATTATCTCTTGCTCCATACCGCAGCGGCGGAAAAGTTAACGAATAACAAAAACAATCCTAAGGAGGATTAAAATGAAAAAAGTATTCTTGGCTATCGCAATGGTTTTAGGTGTTTCTCAAGCTCACGCTTACACAGCTCCAGCTTGGGCTTGTAACTTGAACTTCAAAGGTACTGCATCGGGCGTTAAAGTTATCCTTGGCAACTATGAATACAATGGTAAAGGGACTTTGGCTTGCATGTCTCCAACAGGTCAAACTGCAGAGTACCCTGTAACTGTTACTATGAAAGCTAAGCCTTTCTCTCCACAAATCGCATTGGGTAAAATGGAATTGACTGGTCAAGCGGCTGAAATCGCTCTTTTCGATTCTAACCCAGAATCAATCCTTGGCACATACTATGTAGCTCAAGCTCAAGGCGCAATCCTTGGTGGCGTTGGTTTGATCACTGCGACTCGTATCGACCTTCCAACAATCGCTCTTAAAGTTTCCTTCCAGTTCGCAAAAGGTTTCGGCGTAAATCTTGGCGTGAACAGAATGGAAATCGCTCTAGATCAAGACCGTAACTAATTCACTGATGAATTGGGAGCGCGAATCCATCAAACCGGGGAAATTAAACGCCCCGGTTTTTCTTTCCCGTGAAATTATTATTTTTGATTAACCGAAGAGGTATTTTCAATGTTCCAAGAACTATCCGGAGAGGCATTCGCCCTTCCCAGCCCAATCAAACAAAAAGAGTTAAGTATGATTCAACCAATTCACATCGGTAGTTATCCTGATTACCGAGATTTTTTAAAAGAAAAATTTGTTGCCGAGAAAACTAAGAAATACTCGTTCTCTTTGCAATTTTGTGCTGACCGTCTTCACGTATCGAAAACTTTCGTGAAGCTTGTGTTTGACAAGAAAAGACACTTCTCGATGGATACGCTTCCGCGTTTGTGGGATCTATTCAAACTTAGCGACAAGGAACGCCTTCATTTGACATTCTTGTTCTGCCACACAATTTCAGACAGCGATTTGTTGAAACACCAATTTGAGGTGATCATGCGCAATGTGCAGAATGAAACTTTAGTAGTTCCAGCCGTAACAGAAGTCCCGTAAAGGCCCAGGTCCACCTCAATTTTTTGTACCCAAGAGTACACTGAGTGCAAGTTCAACCACTCACAAATTGAGGTGTGACATGAAAACAAGCCATCACGTAACATGTTTCAGCCTTTCGCTTATGCTGCTCGTGGGGAATTATGCGAAGGCTGAAGTTTCCACATACATTGACGATGACCGCATTCCTAACATGCTCGAACATATCGACCCCTTCGATCCCAATGTAGAGCAGATCCTTGATCAGTACGATAAAATCTATGAACAAGAAACCGGCAAGCCTGCTCACATCAATACATTGATGGATGACATCCTTGGACCTTTCGGTGGTTGCAGCCGCAATGCATGCTCCGTCTGGGCTCAGGTGGTAAAAAGTTCTCAGCGCATGTACTTGTATGTGAACGGAAGTTTACGCGGCTCCTGGGCGGTTTCCACTGGCATGAAAGGTTATGGCACACCTAATTTTGATCGACATCCCGATGGTCGTATCTATGACCGATATACTTCTACGAAATATCCAGAGGGAGACTATAATGGCTTAGGCAACATGCCTTATGCTGTCTTTATCACTGGAGGTTACGCCCTCCATGGAACTCCACGAGGTAATTGGCCGAAACTGGGAACTCCAGCGTCGCATGGTTGTATACGCATGCACCCTGATAATGGATACACCTTCAACCGCCTGGTAAGATCTTACGGAATCAGTAGGGTTTGGATCACGGTACAGTAAAATGGTGAATCCACACTCCGGCTCCACCGGAGTAGCTTAAAGAAATCTACTCGAAGTGACCAGAGTGGGAATACCTTTCCCACTCCACTTCGTATATTGATATTTCCCGCCGGGTCTGATTTTTTCTGATTTAATTTCCACATCAACCAAAGCATTGAATCCCGCAATCACAGTCAAGAATGCCAGACGCATCACCAACTCTTCACGGTCATCACACTCTTTGATTTCAATCGCATTTTCTTTACGGCTGAACATCTGCGTGAGTTTGGAATCTTCCTTCATGAAGATGCTAATGCCTTTGGCTTTTTTCATCTTCTGCTCATAGTCCTCAAGTGCCGGGGCAATTTCGCGATCATAACAGGGGCCACAGAAAACGGACTTATTAAGCGGAGCTGGAATCACTTTATAAAAAGAGAACGTTCCTTCATCGACGAATTGAGCACATTTTTTACAAACGTGCTCATGGCATATACCACATTCCAAATTGGCTTTAGGTTTTTGGCAGACACAACAGTTCGTATTTTCCATATTGATAATTCCTTGACCAGAAATTACATGACACACCGTTTCGATGCAAGGTCCAAAGCATTAAAGCTTTCTATCTCTCAGCGCAGATTCCTTAAATCGGAGATATTGATGGCAGAACACGAGCTAGTGGGAGCAGCAAAAAATTAGGGGCGAAACTCTTCGCACTTTTTAACAGCGATTTCAGTCACACGATCGTTTTCAGATACCAAGGGAATATAATGCTTCATTCTTAAAAGCGGAGCCCCTTGGTCGTACCAATTTTCCACTGACATATCCACGACAGATCCTCTGGGAGTAATCTGCGTCTCTTTCTTTACGACAGAAATATTTGCGCCTTGAGGTTGGCACGTCTTTAGGTCAACTCCCCAGATGTCTGTTCCTTCAAAAACATACAAGACACTTTCCACCGCGGATGCATCTGTCGTTCCCACCAAAGCAATGCAATAGCCGGTATTTAATTCACGCGAAGAAGTCCAAGCCGCAACACTTGCAGCCGAATCCCCGGCAGAGAGTTCAAAACCATCACGATTATAGTCGACCGCAGAGAACTCCCACTCCGTTTCATTTTGCTGGTATTCACAGGTGATGTGATTGAATTTTTCGGAAGCGATGGCCGCACTTGTCGATAGTGTCAATA
This genomic window contains:
- a CDS encoding L,D-transpeptidase codes for the protein MKTSHHVTCFSLSLMLLVGNYAKAEVSTYIDDDRIPNMLEHIDPFDPNVEQILDQYDKIYEQETGKPAHINTLMDDILGPFGGCSRNACSVWAQVVKSSQRMYLYVNGSLRGSWAVSTGMKGYGTPNFDRHPDGRIYDRYTSTKYPEGDYNGLGNMPYAVFITGGYALHGTPRGNWPKLGTPASHGCIRMHPDNGYTFNRLVRSYGISRVWITVQ
- a CDS encoding DUF4423 domain-containing protein; translated protein: MEITVKKLLMQELAKRQTRNPSYSLRAFARDLDIGSTTLSDVMGDRRSLSKTNLEKVMERLLVSPLEKEILWAEYRQGSKKVEIDDRLLMEEDTFRLMSDWYYVAILNLAKLPDNKANPRWIAKRLGIKESEAEHALERLLRLELLKKSRNRMVRTAKPIFINRDVPSAAIRKHHTQNLHLAEYSLHNDPVERRQFYSITTAVNPEKLPLVNDVILKTRKKIEDLLEDGPLSEVYTFSFQLFPLTKVDGSMEDQSE